In the genome of Tannockella kyphosi, one region contains:
- a CDS encoding LexA family protein has protein sequence MNVGQRIKELRKEKGLTQEELGLLIGVKKSAVAKYENNRVENLKRTTIKKLADVFDVSPSIFIIDEEETIIYNKVFEIPVFKTVPCGVPMAVIEWIVDYEKIDEKAISNGSFYGLRALDDSMYPNIMEDDILIIKQTSIVDSGKIAIVKVNEEEATCKKIIISDSGITIVPFNSSYDPIHYSRDDIKKIPVSICGEVVEIRRKM, from the coding sequence ATGAACGTAGGACAACGTATCAAAGAGTTAAGAAAAGAAAAAGGGTTAACACAAGAAGAATTAGGTCTTTTAATCGGTGTTAAAAAGTCTGCTGTTGCTAAATATGAAAATAATCGAGTTGAAAACTTGAAAAGAACGACAATAAAGAAGTTAGCAGATGTTTTTGATGTCAGTCCATCTATATTTATCATCGATGAAGAAGAAACAATAATCTATAATAAAGTTTTTGAAATTCCTGTTTTTAAAACAGTCCCTTGTGGTGTTCCTATGGCTGTTATTGAATGGATAGTTGACTATGAGAAAATAGATGAAAAAGCTATATCCAATGGTTCATTCTATGGATTAAGAGCTTTGGACGATAGTATGTATCCAAATATAATGGAAGATGATATCCTGATTATCAAACAAACATCTATTGTAGATAGTGGAAAAATCGCTATTGTAAAAGTAAATGAGGAAGAAGCTACTTGTAAAAAAATAATTATTAGTGACTCTGGTATTACGATAGTACCTTTCAATTCAAGTTATGATCCTATTCATTATAGTAGAGATGATATTAAAAAAATACCTGTATCAATCTGTGGCGAAGTAGTCGAGATTAGAAGGAAGATGTAG
- a CDS encoding Abi family protein — MKPFKSIDEQIEILKERGLIIDDYEFAKKYLLHNNYYNVINAHSHFIYKNNNNNFIDNLTFKEIVAIHYFDKEVKSILFKHLLDSEKRFKSIVAYKFSEKYGSNDYPYLNVNNYNPKSIFEVTSTIAKISQIIQRKKSKPGNSISHYFQIYDNIPFWIITNELTFGQTLHLYDHFDISLRNSIAKEFSLILEDNLEVEGVRITPDDLYTTLNNLLEIRNILAHNNLMYYFKCRKNIPYITELHNLFDMKHDSPKNAVYDVFLALYCTLSYNQYVELHNTIRKRARTLNRNLVVIDANVVMNSLGFPDDWFNCPAKPTRN, encoded by the coding sequence ATGAAACCATTTAAAAGCATAGACGAGCAAATTGAAATATTAAAAGAACGTGGATTAATTATCGATGACTATGAATTCGCTAAAAAGTATCTCTTGCATAATAATTACTATAATGTTATTAATGCTCACTCACACTTTATTTACAAAAATAATAATAATAATTTTATTGATAATTTGACATTTAAAGAGATAGTAGCAATTCATTATTTTGACAAAGAAGTTAAGAGCATCCTGTTTAAACATCTACTTGATTCAGAGAAGAGATTTAAATCTATAGTCGCTTATAAATTTTCCGAAAAGTACGGCTCTAATGATTATCCATATCTTAATGTTAATAATTACAATCCAAAATCTATTTTCGAAGTAACTAGTACTATTGCAAAAATTTCGCAAATTATACAAAGGAAAAAATCAAAACCCGGCAATTCCATTAGTCATTATTTCCAAATATATGATAATATTCCATTTTGGATAATTACTAACGAATTAACATTCGGTCAAACACTCCATCTATATGATCATTTTGATATATCCCTACGAAATAGTATAGCTAAGGAATTTAGCCTGATTTTAGAGGATAACTTAGAAGTTGAAGGGGTTCGAATAACACCTGACGACCTATATACAACGTTAAATAATTTATTAGAAATAAGAAATATACTAGCCCATAATAATCTTATGTACTACTTCAAATGTAGAAAGAACATTCCTTATATAACAGAATTACATAATCTCTTCGACATGAAACATGATTCCCCTAAGAATGCTGTATATGACGTGTTTCTTGCACTATATTGTACTTTATCCTATAACCAATATGTCGAATTGCACAATACAATTAGAAAAAGAGCGAGGACACTTAACAGAAATCTAGTAGTTATTGATGCAAATGTGGTTATGAACAGCTTAGGTTTTCCAGACGATTGGTTTAATTGCCCTGCCAAACCTACCAGAAATTAA
- a CDS encoding recombinase family protein, giving the protein MCAIKEYCKRNKYILERIYFDEAKSRTNDDREQFQAMISDSNRAY; this is encoded by the coding sequence TTGTGTGCAATAAAAGAATACTGTAAAAGAAATAAATATATACTAGAACGCATTTATTTTGATGAGGCAAAGAGTAGAACTAATGATGATAGAGAACAGTTCCAGGCAATGATCAGTGACAGTAATAGAGCTTATTAG
- the smpB gene encoding SsrA-binding protein SmpB: MKIISNNKKAYHDYFIEDTYEAGIELLGTEIKSVRLGSVNLKDSFVRIKNEEAFIENMHISPYEQGNRFNHEPLRTRKLLLHKKEILKLSQKLKEDGLTIVATKLYFGHGSKVKVEIALAKGKKLYDKRQDLKEKDAKRDIEKALKNY; this comes from the coding sequence ATGAAAATTATTTCTAATAATAAAAAAGCTTATCATGATTATTTTATTGAAGATACTTATGAAGCAGGAATTGAATTATTGGGAACAGAGATTAAGTCTGTTCGTTTGGGTAGTGTTAATTTAAAAGATAGCTTTGTACGTATTAAAAATGAAGAAGCGTTTATTGAAAATATGCATATCTCTCCTTATGAACAAGGAAATCGTTTTAATCATGAACCATTGCGTACTAGAAAACTATTATTACATAAAAAAGAAATACTTAAATTATCTCAAAAGTTAAAAGAAGATGGTTTAACAATTGTTGCTACTAAGTTGTATTTTGGTCATGGTAGTAAAGTGAAAGTAGAAATAGCTCTTGCTAAAGGGAAAAAGCTTTATGATAAGAGACAAGATTTAAAAGAAAAAGATGCAAAAAGAGATATTGAAAAAGCTTTAAAAAACTATTAA
- the rnr gene encoding ribonuclease R, producing the protein MKEKIIELLENENFLERLDEEISTHLQISTSQEVKELLKELNELEEQCIIMKDDDNKYYLSSHFNCYIGNLSLNKKGYGFVTIEGMEQDVFVSVDNLKGSIDGDTVFIQIFQAPYESKKEAKVLKLVKRNKTRIVGLLKKGKRDCYVESTILGLDKEVFIDKAHLHGAVVGHMVVVEIKAFKSNVKGTVVEVLGHKSDPGIDILAILKEHDIDIAFPKDVYQQIDKIEDVVLEKDLVGRLDLREEVIVTIDGDDAKDLDDAISLKRLENGNYYLGVHIADVSHYVTESSALDKEAVARGTSIYLVDRVVPMLPHKLSNGICSLNPQVDRLTLSCFMEIDHHGQVVNHKISDSVIHSNYRMTYHNVNKILDGDKLLQEEYHDVIDLFFLMQELAKILEDSKARRGAIDFDVKEAKVLVSEKGKVKDIVLRTRGTSDRIIEEFMLLANQTVAKHFEQLDLPFIYRVHEHPKVAKLQKFQSIASILGYGIEGSLEDIKPVVLSQLVESSKGTENHELIATLLLRCMQKARYDEQCLGHYGLADEYYTHFTSPIRRYPDLLVHRLIRTYLVEKDVSEKTLDHYEMVIPDLAYQSSNRERIAITVERDVEDMKKAEFMEQYVGQEFDGVISSVTNFGFFVELENTIEGLVHVSELSDDFYFFNELNLQYVGQRTGKKFKMSDHVRIRVSSASKKEKKIDFVIADMKSDFKRKTKKKPVMKRNAHSKGKPNKRR; encoded by the coding sequence ATGAAAGAAAAGATAATAGAATTATTAGAAAATGAGAACTTCTTAGAACGTTTAGATGAAGAGATTAGTACTCATTTACAAATAAGTACTAGCCAAGAAGTAAAAGAGTTGTTAAAAGAGTTAAATGAATTAGAAGAACAATGTATTATTATGAAAGATGATGATAATAAGTATTATTTATCTAGTCATTTTAATTGTTATATAGGTAATTTATCTTTGAATAAAAAAGGATATGGTTTTGTAACAATAGAAGGAATGGAACAAGATGTTTTTGTTTCTGTTGATAATTTAAAAGGAAGTATTGATGGAGATACTGTTTTTATACAAATCTTCCAAGCTCCTTATGAAAGTAAAAAAGAAGCAAAAGTATTAAAATTAGTGAAAAGAAATAAAACAAGGATCGTTGGTTTGTTGAAAAAAGGAAAACGTGATTGTTATGTTGAGAGTACTATTTTAGGTTTGGATAAAGAAGTATTTATTGATAAAGCACATCTTCATGGAGCTGTAGTTGGGCATATGGTGGTAGTGGAAATTAAGGCATTTAAGTCAAATGTAAAAGGTACTGTTGTAGAAGTGTTGGGTCATAAAAGTGATCCTGGAATTGATATTCTGGCAATACTAAAGGAACATGATATTGATATTGCTTTCCCTAAGGATGTTTATCAACAAATTGATAAGATAGAAGATGTTGTTCTAGAGAAGGATTTGGTTGGTAGATTAGATTTAAGAGAGGAAGTTATTGTTACTATTGATGGGGATGATGCAAAAGATTTGGATGATGCTATTTCTTTAAAAAGATTAGAGAATGGGAATTATTATTTAGGGGTTCATATTGCAGATGTGTCACATTATGTAACCGAAAGTTCTGCTTTGGATAAAGAAGCGGTTGCTAGGGGAACATCTATTTATTTAGTGGATCGTGTTGTACCAATGTTACCACATAAGTTATCGAATGGAATATGTTCTTTGAATCCACAAGTGGATCGTTTAACATTATCTTGTTTTATGGAAATAGATCATCATGGACAGGTTGTGAATCATAAGATTAGTGATAGTGTAATTCATTCGAATTATCGTATGACATATCATAATGTGAATAAGATATTAGACGGAGATAAGCTTTTACAAGAAGAGTATCATGATGTAATTGATTTATTTTTCTTAATGCAAGAGCTTGCTAAGATATTAGAAGATAGTAAAGCTAGAAGAGGTGCTATTGATTTTGATGTGAAAGAAGCAAAGGTATTAGTTAGTGAAAAAGGAAAAGTAAAAGATATTGTTTTAAGAACCAGAGGAACTAGTGATCGTATTATTGAAGAGTTTATGTTACTTGCTAATCAAACAGTAGCAAAACACTTTGAACAATTAGATTTACCTTTTATTTATCGTGTTCATGAACATCCAAAAGTCGCAAAACTACAAAAATTTCAATCAATAGCTAGTATTCTAGGATATGGGATTGAAGGATCTTTAGAAGATATTAAACCGGTTGTATTAAGTCAATTAGTAGAATCATCAAAAGGAACAGAAAATCATGAACTAATCGCAACTCTTTTATTACGTTGCATGCAAAAAGCAAGATATGATGAACAATGTTTAGGGCATTATGGTTTAGCAGATGAATATTATACACATTTTACTTCACCAATTCGTCGTTATCCTGATTTATTAGTACATCGTTTGATTCGTACGTATTTAGTTGAAAAGGATGTTAGTGAAAAAACATTAGATCATTATGAAATGGTTATTCCTGATTTAGCGTATCAATCTTCAAATCGTGAAAGAATTGCAATTACAGTAGAACGTGATGTAGAAGATATGAAAAAAGCTGAATTTATGGAGCAATATGTAGGTCAAGAATTTGATGGAGTTATTAGTTCGGTTACTAATTTTGGATTTTTTGTTGAATTAGAAAATACGATTGAAGGACTAGTGCATGTTAGTGAGTTATCGGATGACTTCTATTTCTTTAATGAATTGAATTTACAATATGTAGGACAAAGAACTGGTAAGAAGTTTAAGATGTCTGATCATGTTCGTATCCGTGTAAGTAGTGCAAGTAAAAAAGAAAAGAAGATTGACTTTGTAATTGCAGATATGAAAAGTGATTTTAAAAGAAAAACAAAGAAGAAACCTGTTATGAAAAGAAATGCTCATTCTAAAGGGAAACCTAACAAAAGGAGATGA
- the secG gene encoding preprotein translocase subunit SecG — translation MLENILNIALVIDAIALIILCLLQSGKSDGIVNALSGQSSNLFAQTKERGMELVISRLTMGLAIAFFVIAIMLRMG, via the coding sequence ATGTTAGAAAATATATTAAATATCGCATTAGTTATTGATGCTATCGCGCTTATTATTTTATGTCTATTACAAAGTGGTAAATCTGATGGAATTGTGAATGCTCTTTCGGGACAAAGTTCAAATTTGTTTGCACAAACAAAAGAACGTGGAATGGAGTTAGTAATTTCAAGACTTACAATGGGATTAGCGATTGCTTTCTTCGTGATAGCAATTATGCTTAGAATGGGATAA
- a CDS encoding PIG-L deacetylase family protein — MNQEQIQALFLPPDITKGKKALCIQPHPDDNEVGMGGIIKKLTLDGCQVDYLTMTDGSLGALSPELTGDKLAFVRNQEIKDSGAILGVSNYHNLGLVDGTLDNIPMLAGKIAEVIREGQYDMIFCPDPWLSYEAHYDHVVTGKATAQAFISCSLVEYPKGTNTLPCAPFAIGFYFTNNPNTVIDVTDTFDTKFEAMAAHRSQMPPQLLDLYRTYFSMRGMQLAADKEYSLGEAIRVMSSLHMHCFVEGSQI, encoded by the coding sequence ATGAATCAAGAACAAATACAAGCATTATTTTTACCACCAGATATTACAAAAGGGAAAAAAGCATTATGTATCCAACCACATCCTGATGATAATGAAGTAGGGATGGGAGGTATTATTAAAAAACTAACGTTGGATGGTTGTCAAGTAGATTATCTTACGATGACAGATGGGTCTTTAGGCGCTTTATCACCAGAATTAACAGGAGATAAATTAGCGTTTGTACGTAATCAAGAAATAAAAGATTCTGGAGCCATTCTAGGAGTAAGTAATTATCATAACTTGGGACTGGTTGATGGTACATTAGATAATATTCCAATGTTAGCAGGGAAGATTGCTGAAGTGATAAGAGAAGGACAATATGATATGATTTTCTGTCCTGATCCATGGCTATCTTATGAAGCCCATTATGATCATGTTGTTACTGGAAAAGCGACAGCACAAGCATTTATCTCTTGTTCATTAGTGGAATACCCAAAAGGTACAAATACACTTCCATGTGCACCCTTTGCAATTGGATTCTATTTTACAAATAATCCCAATACGGTTATTGATGTTACTGATACATTTGATACTAAATTTGAAGCAATGGCTGCTCATCGTAGCCAAATGCCACCTCAATTATTAGATCTTTATCGTACTTACTTTTCGATGCGTGGAATGCAATTAGCAGCAGATAAAGAGTATTCGTTAGGAGAAGCAATTCGCGTAATGAGTAGTTTGCATATGCATTGTTTTGTAGAAGGATCACAGATATAA
- a CDS encoding MFS transporter, translating to MNYEVPKSEKIAYGGGLLGQNMIYNFMSMYIMFYFTDLLMIPTQAATIIVIIASLWDAMNDPMMGLLTDRTRTKWGKFRPYMIIGPVIIACTTIFCFLQYDVAPTTTIILAAISYILWGMSYTICDIPIWAITSSVSHEPDERNIMVTLGRIGGTIGTVLVTVGSIHILNLFGGERVASAYTFTAAIIAIIGAILMIIAGLKVKERIQPDKEVISIKQNMKTVTHNKPLMALMMALLVTNLVNGIRQSVQLYFVVYVWGDANYVTPVGLSLVIGMTLGMVVAPMLVKKFPKKKLFFIFSIIGSITSIVPFFGGREDVMLGLIFLGFSFACTGVISIVCSTMLLDAVEYSEWKLGYRGEGIIFSINTLLTKLSATIAKLILGVGLIMMCYVDNQTVTPLIQTGFSSMMYVIPAISFIIAMIPMMFYNLTDQQRIEIHEELEAKRKEAGK from the coding sequence ATGAATTATGAAGTACCGAAGTCTGAAAAGATAGCCTATGGTGGAGGGTTATTAGGACAAAATATGATTTATAATTTTATGTCAATGTACATTATGTTTTATTTTACAGATTTACTTATGATACCGACGCAAGCAGCAACAATTATTGTGATTATTGCTAGTTTATGGGATGCAATGAATGATCCAATGATGGGATTATTAACAGACCGTACTAGAACAAAATGGGGTAAGTTTCGTCCTTATATGATTATTGGACCAGTGATTATTGCATGTACGACTATTTTTTGTTTCTTGCAATATGATGTTGCTCCAACAACAACCATTATTCTAGCAGCTATTAGCTATATTTTATGGGGAATGTCGTATACGATTTGCGATATCCCAATATGGGCAATTACTTCCTCTGTTTCTCATGAACCAGATGAACGTAATATTATGGTTACGTTAGGTCGTATTGGCGGTACGATAGGAACGGTTCTTGTAACAGTCGGAAGTATCCATATTCTTAATCTTTTTGGAGGAGAAAGAGTAGCAAGTGCTTATACATTTACTGCAGCTATTATTGCAATCATAGGAGCTATTTTAATGATTATTGCAGGGTTGAAGGTAAAAGAAAGAATTCAACCGGATAAAGAAGTAATCTCTATAAAACAAAACATGAAAACAGTAACACATAATAAACCATTAATGGCATTAATGATGGCTTTATTAGTTACTAATTTGGTGAATGGGATAAGACAAAGTGTACAATTATATTTTGTAGTGTATGTTTGGGGAGACGCTAATTATGTAACTCCAGTAGGACTTAGTTTAGTTATTGGAATGACTTTAGGGATGGTTGTTGCGCCAATGTTAGTAAAGAAGTTTCCTAAGAAAAAACTGTTTTTTATCTTTTCAATCATTGGATCGATTACTAGTATTGTTCCTTTCTTTGGGGGAAGAGAAGATGTGATGTTAGGACTTATCTTTTTGGGATTTAGTTTTGCATGCACTGGTGTTATTAGTATTGTTTGTTCGACGATGTTATTAGATGCAGTTGAGTATTCGGAATGGAAGTTAGGTTATCGAGGGGAAGGAATTATTTTTTCTATTAACACACTGCTAACTAAATTAAGTGCAACGATTGCAAAGCTTATTTTAGGAGTAGGTTTAATAATGATGTGTTATGTAGATAACCAAACAGTAACACCACTTATACAAACAGGATTCAGTTCTATGATGTATGTAATACCAGCAATTAGCTTTATTATCGCGATGATTCCAATGATGTTCTATAATTTAACAGATCAACAAAGAATAGAAATCCATGAAGAGTTAGAAGCAAAAAGAAAGGAAGCAGGCAAATAA
- a CDS encoding MarR family winged helix-turn-helix transcriptional regulator — protein MDKKYLLIKLLDICNGVKPGKKSKDLPRDKKMHPSARKLLCILYIEQRLNQRRMAELMHMSAQAVSVIVVKLENRGYVAREQGEVNNENIVYLTEKGLEKAMEIDKQMEVYADNLFQNFSDEELEIFAIFIQKLQSNHLINEIKE, from the coding sequence ATGGATAAGAAATATTTATTAATTAAATTGTTAGATATTTGTAATGGTGTAAAACCAGGCAAAAAATCGAAAGATCTTCCTAGAGATAAAAAAATGCATCCTTCTGCTAGAAAACTACTTTGTATTTTATATATTGAACAACGATTGAATCAAAGAAGAATGGCTGAATTAATGCATATGAGTGCACAAGCAGTTTCAGTTATTGTTGTTAAGTTAGAAAACAGGGGATATGTAGCTAGGGAACAAGGGGAAGTTAATAATGAAAATATTGTTTATTTAACAGAGAAAGGCTTAGAAAAAGCAATGGAAATAGATAAACAAATGGAAGTATATGCAGATAATTTGTTTCAAAATTTTTCTGATGAAGAATTAGAAATATTTGCTATCTTTATCCAAAAACTACAAAGTAATCATTTGATAAATGAAATAAAAGAATAA
- a CDS encoding ABC transporter ATP-binding protein, giving the protein MSDKRDFSRVTPPMGMGPKGGRGPGGPKGRFQEPVKPKNTKDTIIRLLSYLGKYRLLLVIALFFVVINSVFSILATYQIRPIVNGLASGMEKTQLIKQLGLMAIIYAVAVCSNYIQSRIMLEIAQNSLARLREDLFEKMQQLPIRFFDHHQNGDLMSRFTNDVDIVNQMLSSTAVSLVSSIFTLTTTILIMFYTNWILASILLLTSPLLSIVTKVISKKTIVYYKKQQASIGALNGYIEEQVTGQKVIKVFNHEQTTIDGFKELNTSYRDKSFMAQFLGGIMGPIMGSIGQLGYILTACVGGLMVVGNRFDVGGFTIFLNYSKSFSRPINEIFSQINTVFSALAGAERVFEVMNHPSERNEGTYQGEIIGEVVLKNVDFGYREDKKVLKNISLHALPSQKIAFVGSTGAGKTTITNLLNRFYDIQSGVIEIDGKDLKEIDKKVLRENIAMVLQDTHLFTGTIMENVRYGRLDATDKEVMEACISANADKFIDRLENGYQTILTGDGSNLSGGQRQLLNIARAAISKAPILVLDEATSSVDTRTERHIEEALNRLMKARTTFVIAHRLSTVRNCDEIIVLEDGQIIESGTHQQLLEKQGKYFNLYTGLEKLG; this is encoded by the coding sequence ATGAGTGATAAAAGAGATTTTTCAAGAGTAACCCCACCAATGGGGATGGGTCCTAAGGGTGGTAGAGGACCTGGAGGTCCTAAAGGAAGGTTTCAAGAACCGGTTAAACCTAAAAATACAAAGGATACAATTATTAGGTTATTATCTTATTTAGGTAAATATCGTCTTCTATTAGTAATTGCTTTATTCTTTGTTGTCATCAATAGTGTGTTTTCAATACTTGCTACTTATCAAATAAGACCGATTGTTAATGGTTTAGCTAGTGGCATGGAAAAGACACAATTAATAAAGCAATTAGGATTAATGGCAATCATTTATGCGGTGGCTGTTTGTAGTAACTATATTCAATCACGTATTATGTTAGAAATAGCCCAAAATTCATTAGCACGATTACGAGAAGATTTGTTTGAAAAGATGCAACAATTACCAATTCGATTCTTTGATCACCATCAAAATGGAGATCTTATGAGTCGTTTTACAAATGATGTTGATATTGTAAATCAAATGCTTTCTAGTACGGCAGTAAGTCTGGTATCTAGTATCTTTACATTAACTACTACGATTTTAATCATGTTTTATACGAATTGGATATTAGCTAGTATTTTATTGTTAACAAGTCCTTTGTTATCGATAGTAACCAAAGTAATATCGAAAAAAACAATCGTTTATTATAAAAAACAACAAGCTAGTATTGGAGCATTAAATGGTTATATTGAAGAACAAGTTACTGGACAAAAAGTAATTAAAGTATTTAATCATGAACAAACTACTATTGATGGTTTTAAAGAATTAAATACTAGTTATCGAGATAAGTCATTTATGGCACAATTTCTAGGAGGAATTATGGGTCCTATTATGGGGTCAATTGGACAACTAGGTTATATTCTTACTGCTTGTGTAGGAGGATTAATGGTAGTTGGTAATCGTTTTGATGTTGGAGGATTTACTATCTTTTTAAATTATTCAAAAAGCTTTTCTCGTCCTATTAATGAAATATTCTCTCAAATAAATACTGTTTTTAGTGCTTTAGCAGGGGCTGAAAGAGTGTTTGAAGTAATGAATCATCCTAGTGAAAGGAATGAAGGAACATATCAAGGAGAAATTATAGGAGAAGTAGTTTTAAAGAATGTTGATTTTGGATATCGAGAAGATAAAAAAGTATTGAAAAATATTTCATTGCATGCATTGCCATCTCAAAAGATTGCTTTTGTAGGGTCTACAGGAGCTGGGAAAACAACGATTACTAATTTATTGAATCGTTTTTATGATATTCAATCTGGTGTAATTGAAATAGATGGAAAAGATTTGAAAGAGATTGATAAAAAAGTATTAAGAGAAAATATTGCAATGGTATTGCAAGATACTCATCTTTTTACTGGTACTATTATGGAAAATGTACGTTATGGTCGTTTAGATGCAACGGATAAAGAAGTAATGGAAGCTTGTATTAGTGCGAATGCAGATAAGTTTATTGATCGTTTGGAAAATGGTTATCAAACGATATTAACAGGAGATGGATCTAATTTAAGTGGGGGACAAAGACAGCTATTAAATATTGCTAGAGCTGCGATATCAAAGGCACCTATTTTAGTATTAGATGAAGCAACTAGTTCAGTAGATACAAGAACAGAACGTCATATAGAAGAAGCTTTAAATCGTTTAATGAAAGCAAGAACGACATTTGTTATTGCTCATCGTTTATCTACGGTTCGTAATTGTGATGAGATTATTGTATTAGAAGATGGTCAAATTATTGAAAGTGGAACACATCAACAATTATTAGAAAAACAAGGTAAGTATTTTAATTTATATACAGGATTAGAGAAGTTGGGTTAA
- a CDS encoding ABC transporter ATP-binding protein, producing MRIFFKHVKPYLGFFLLAPIFMLIEVYCDVKIPSLSANIINLAIAGTTNREILMSVAEMFLYAIIALGGGIGSSFCATRASVHFCHDLRAELFERIQAFSFYNIDKFSTGSLVTRLTNDVTQVGQIIVMSLRMLFRAPGMLIGAIIMAYRISPSMSILFFILTPVLAMIVFCVLQVSYPRFAKLQDRIDAINTTVQEGLINVRVIKAFTREGFEKEKFKEVNENLRDTGLSAYRVNIIQMPLMTFTVNMTTIAILWFGSSLLGTGELLIGDISAFITYLTQILMSVNMIANVFLQSARSAVSANRIREVLEDDIDIHDQDALYPNKVIESGSIRFENVYFRYFENAKENVLTNINLEILSGQSIGIVGSTGCGKTSLVHLISRLYDVSSGAVYVDDTNVKDYSLTNLRQGVAVVLQNNLLFSGTVKENLLWGNPNASLEEMVEASEFAAAKEFVEKMSDQFDTFINQGGHNLSGGQKQRLCIARALMKKTKILLLDDSSSAVDMATERKIIHHLTYDLKDMTKIIIAQRLSSVINCDLIVVMEQGSISAIGSHLQLLEQSKVYQEIYYSQNDNGACDSVTYE from the coding sequence ATGAGAATATTTTTTAAACATGTTAAACCATATTTAGGCTTCTTTTTATTAGCCCCAATATTTATGTTGATTGAAGTATATTGTGATGTAAAAATACCTTCCTTATCAGCTAATATTATTAACCTAGCCATAGCTGGGACAACGAACAGGGAAATCTTAATGTCAGTAGCAGAGATGTTTCTATATGCAATCATTGCATTAGGTGGTGGAATTGGGTCTTCTTTTTGTGCTACTAGAGCATCGGTTCATTTCTGTCATGATTTAAGAGCAGAACTATTTGAAAGGATTCAAGCTTTTTCTTTTTATAATATAGATAAATTTAGTACTGGTTCTTTGGTAACGAGACTAACGAATGATGTAACGCAAGTAGGACAAATTATTGTGATGTCTTTACGGATGTTGTTTAGAGCACCAGGGATGTTAATTGGAGCTATTATTATGGCTTATCGTATTAGTCCATCGATGTCTATTTTGTTTTTTATTTTAACACCTGTTTTAGCAATGATTGTTTTTTGTGTATTACAAGTGTCTTATCCTCGTTTTGCAAAACTGCAAGATCGTATTGATGCAATAAACACAACCGTGCAAGAAGGTCTTATTAATGTTCGTGTTATTAAGGCATTTACTAGAGAAGGATTTGAAAAAGAGAAGTTTAAAGAAGTAAATGAAAATTTAAGAGATACGGGACTTAGTGCTTATCGAGTAAATATTATTCAGATGCCTTTAATGACTTTTACAGTAAATATGACAACAATTGCTATTTTATGGTTTGGAAGTAGTTTGCTGGGAACAGGAGAATTATTGATTGGAGATATTAGTGCTTTTATTACGTATTTAACACAGATATTGATGTCTGTAAATATGATTGCAAATGTCTTTTTACAAAGTGCTCGTTCAGCAGTTAGTGCAAATCGTATTCGTGAGGTATTAGAAGATGATATTGATATTCATGATCAAGATGCTCTTTATCCAAATAAAGTAATAGAAAGTGGTTCTATTCGTTTTGAAAATGTTTATTTCCGTTATTTTGAAAATGCCAAAGAGAATGTATTAACTAATATTAATTTAGAGATTCTTTCTGGACAATCAATTGGGATTGTTGGTTCTACAGGTTGTGGTAAAACTAGTTTAGTGCATTTGATTTCTAGATTGTATGATGTTAGTAGTGGTGCCGTTTATGTTGATGATACGAATGTAAAAGATTATTCTTTAACTAATTTAAGACAAGGAGTAGCAGTTGTATTACAAAATAATTTATTGTTTTCAGGAACTGTAAAAGAAAACTTACTTTGGGGGAACCCCAATGCAAGTTTAGAAGAAATGGTAGAAGCTAGTGAGTTTGCTGCTGCCAAAGAGTTTGTTGAAAAGATGAGTGATCAATTTGATACTTTTATTAATCAAGGTGGTCATAACTTATCGGGAGGACAAAAACAAAGGTTGTGTATTGCAAGAGCGTTGATGAAAAAGACAAAGATATTGTTGTTAGATGATTCATCAAGTGCTGTTGATATGGCAACAGAGAGAAAGATTATTCATCATTTAACATATGATTTAAAAGATATGACAAAGATTATTATTGCTCAACGATTATCTTCTGTAATAAATTGTGATTTGATTGTTGTAATGGAACAAGGGAGTATTAGTGCGATTGGAAGTCATTTACAATTATTAGAACAATCGAAAGTGTATCAAGAGATTTATTATTCTCAAAATGATAATGGTGCATGTGATAGTGTGACTTATGAATAA